Proteins encoded together in one Euwallacea similis isolate ESF13 chromosome 12, ESF131.1, whole genome shotgun sequence window:
- the beag gene encoding protein Red: MPQSVEQTPGSQRLTNDDFRKLLMTPRSTPANAPAAPGSIKEAMQNSSSMPPPKIEDKNEARKKKKSFYAKLKKQEDSKIAELAEKYRDRASERRKGVNPDYQSDDPVATAQAYRAVAPDLKSGFDAAERRRQMIQESKFLGGDMEHTHLVKGLDYALLQKVRSEIQQKEFEQEQELERIASECEEKKKEKERKDLLKKEEDEIKFKTKIGRSIYHTVHVLKSRHIERSEMFVPGRMAYVIDLDDDAETDIPTTLLRSVADVPSFELTTTVTTNDIVINKLTQILSYLRQGNRKKNKHKRALDDAKDYNKEEEVELGKKQVKRSNVDDSIYGDIGDYVPARSSHHREKHRDHHRASRSSKHESYFDKQDHRESVDNAAPSYRVNKSAEILNKLQQEPEGYAECYPGLEEMNDAIDDSDDEVDYSKMDLGNKKGPIGRWDFDTAEEYSDYMNQKEALPKAAFQYGLKMADGRRSRKHKDKNEKAHLDREWQKIQNIIHKRN; encoded by the exons ATGCCGCAGTCCGTGGAACAAACCCCAGGCTCTCAACGCCTTACCAACGATGATTTCCGCAAGCTCCTCATGACTCCCCGATCAACCCCAGCAAATGCTCCTGCAGCACCAGGGTCCATTAAAGAGGCTATGCAGAACAGTTCAAGTATGCCTCCGCCTAAGATTGAAGACAAGAATGAAGCtcgcaagaaaaaaaaaagcttttatgccaaactaaaaaaacag gaaGACAGTAAAATAGCTGAATTAGCTGAAAAATACCGTGATAGAGCTAGTGAAAGAAGAAAAGGGGTGAATCCAGACTATCAATCAGATGATCCTGTAGCCACTGCACAGGCCTACAGGGCTGTAGCCCCAGATTTGAAGTCAG GGTTTGATGCAGCGGAACGTCGCCGGCAAATGATCCAAGAATCCAAGTTTCTGGGAGGTGACATGGAACATACTCACTTGGTAAAAGGGCTTGACTATGCCTTGCTCCAGAAGGTCAGGAGTGAGATTCAACAGAAAGAGTTTGAGCAAGAACAG gagCTGGAGAGAATTGCCAGTGAATGTGAGGAGaagaagaaagagaaagaaagGAAAGATTTGCTGAAGAAGGAGGAGGATGAgattaaattcaaaacaaagaTTGGCAGGTCCATTTATCATACCGTGCATGTCTTGAAGTCACGTCATATTGAGCGGTCAGAGATGTTTGTGCCTGGAAGGATGGCTTATGTCATTGATTTAG aTGATGATGCAGAAACTGACATCCCAACTACATTACTGCGGTCAGTAGCTGATGTACCATCATTTGAACTAACCACCACAGTAACAACAAACgatattgttattaataagCTAACTCAGATTTTGAGTTATTTGAGACAAG GTAACCGTAAGAAAAACAAGCACAAGAGAGCATTGGATGATGCTAAAGATTACAATAAAGAAGAGGAGGTTGAGTTGGGCAAAAAGCAGGTGAAAAGGTCAAATGTGGATGATTCAATTTATGGTGATATTGGGGATTATGTGCCAGCCCGCAGTAGCCATCATAGGGAGAAGCATAGGGACCATCATAGGGCATCTAGGTCTAGTAAGCATGAATCCTACTTCGATAAACAGGATCATAG GGAATCGGTGGATAACGCCGCTCCGTCTTATAGAGTAAATAAGTCTGCAGAAATTCTCAATAAACTACAGCAAGAGCCTGAAGGTTACGCAGAGTGTTATCCAGGTTTAGAGGAGATGAATGATGCAATTGACGACAGTGATGATGAAGTTGATTACTCTAAAATGGATCTTG GGAATAAAAAGGGTCCTATTGGGCGATGGGATTTTGATACTGCTGAAGAATATTCCGATTATATGAACCAGAAGGAAGCGTTACCCAAAGCGGCGTTCCAGTATGGATTGAAGATGGCCGATGGACGTAG ATCCAGAAAGCATAAGGATAAGAATGAGAAGGCTCATTTGGACAGGGAATGGCAGAAAATCCAGAATATTATTCA